One Psychrosphaera aestuarii DNA window includes the following coding sequences:
- a CDS encoding type II toxin-antitoxin system RelE family toxin, with product MTYELEFNKSAFKEWKKLGSTVREQFKKKLKAVLDGPHITSAKLTGANNLYKIKLRQAGYRLVYEVQDEKVTVKVITVGKRDKGEVYKIAQHRIS from the coding sequence ATGACCTATGAGTTAGAGTTTAATAAATCTGCCTTTAAAGAATGGAAAAAGTTAGGCTCGACAGTAAGAGAACAATTTAAAAAGAAGTTAAAGGCTGTACTCGATGGGCCTCATATAACTAGTGCAAAGTTAACCGGCGCAAATAACCTTTATAAAATTAAGTTGAGGCAAGCGGGTTACAGACTGGTTTATGAAGTGCAAGACGAGAAAGTAACCGTCAAAGTGATAACGGTTGGCAAAAGAGACAAAGGAGAAGTTTATAAAATTGCACAGCACCGAATTAGCTGA
- a CDS encoding type II toxin-antitoxin system Phd/YefM family antitoxin, protein MANRILTETAASISELKANPMKVALSADGEAIAVLNRNEPAFYCIPAATYEQMIDHLEDLELLRIVEQRRGEESIKVGLNDL, encoded by the coding sequence ATGGCAAATAGAATTTTAACTGAAACGGCCGCGAGCATAAGTGAATTAAAAGCCAATCCTATGAAAGTTGCGTTAAGTGCAGACGGTGAAGCAATTGCCGTTTTAAATAGGAATGAGCCTGCGTTCTATTGCATTCCAGCAGCAACTTATGAACAAATGATTGATCATTTAGAGGATTTAGAATTACTAAGAATCGTCGAGCAGAGACGAGGTGAAGAGTCTATTAAGGTAGGTCTCAATGACCTATGA